The Collinsella aerofaciens genomic sequence CGGCGGCATAGGACTTGGTGAAGTCGATGGCACCGGTAGCAGCACCAGAAGCGTCAACGGCCGGGGTGAACATGAACGTCTTGCAGACCATGTCGGTAAAGGCGGCGATGACGATGATGCAGAACAGCCAGCAGAACAGCAGGAACAGGCGACGGCCGGTCTTGCCGATATACTTCTCGATGAGCTGAGCGAGTGACTTGCCGTTGTTCTTCATCGAAGCGTACAGGGCACCAAAGTCGTGGACGGCGCCAAAGAAGATGCCGCCGACGAGGACCCAGAGCACGACGGGCAGCCAGCCAAAGGCCATGGCGACGATCGTACCCGTGACAGGGCCAGCACCGCAGATCGAGCTGAACTGGTGCGAAAACGCAGTGAAGGCGGAGACGGGCGAGAAGCTGTTGCCGTCCTTCATGCGCTTGGCCGGCGTGAGGGCCTCTTTGTCAACGCCCCACTTGTTGGCCAGCCAGCGGCCGTAGCCCAGATAGCCGCAGGCGAGCACCGCCGCGGCCACAACCATGAGCAAAACTCCGTTCATTACATTTCCTCCTCTAAAAAGAACTTCCTAGACATAAAAAATGAGGGCCGTCGGTTGCGCTCGACGGCCCTCATCTTCATCAGCCGCCCGTTATCGTACGGGCTAGCTGTATGTGCTAACCCGCATCAGATAATTACTACGCTGATAATGTTTAGCTGATGCGTGAACATGTCTAAGAAATCCTCTTCAATCATGATGCGAACGATCCGTGCGTGTTCACATCCCCCAGTGGTTGAAAAGGAGTATGAAACTTTAGTTACCTAAAGTCAACGCAAATTTGTAATGAATTTTCAACTTTTTTGGATTTCTCGGTATAAAACGCCACTGACCTCGGACTTTACCCAGCGACAGTTTTTGCATGAGAGATGTCCCTCGGGAGCGGGCGGGCGTATACAAGGTTTCCTGCTCTACAGTCCTGCTCGCACGGAGAGCACATTAAGTGCTCTCCGGCTCGTGCGGAACTCGCGATAAACCTTGTATACGCCCGCCCGCTCCCGAGGGGCTCCCATCCCAAATGCGGAGCAAAGCTCCGCACACCAACTTTTTCTTTCAGCTAAAGAACGCTGGAAATTCGACGCTGGCTTGTTAACCTTGCTGGACGTTGTCGACGCCAAACCAGCTCAGAAGCTATATCGATACAGAAAGGTCCCCGGACGGAGGGGCCGGATATAAGGTTTATCGCGAGTTCCGCACGCAAAGAAGGCCACTTAATGTGGCCTTCGTCTTGCGCAGGACTGTAGAGCAGGAAACCTTATATCCGGCCCCTCCGTCCGGGGACCGCGCCGTACCAGCTACAGCGTCATGTTCGGATCGGCGTCAACATCGAACGGCGAGATTTCGCCTCGGTCGAATTTACGGCGAGCGACCTCCGCGATCATGGCTGCGTTATCGGTACAGGCAGACAAGGGCGGCACCGTTACGCGAATCCCCTGACGCCCAAGCTTCTTGATCATCATCTCGCGCAGATGCGGGTTGGCCGAGACGCCGCCACCGATGCAGTATTCCTTGCATCCGGTAGCGTGCAGTGCGTTTTTGGCCTTCTTGTACTGCACGTCAAAGACAGCTGCCTCAAACGAAGCTGCCAGATCGGGCAGGTGAATCGTGCGCCCGGCCTTGGTCTCCTGTTCAATGTAGAGCGTCACAGCGGTTTTAAGGCCCGAAAGCGAGAAGCGATAGTCTCCCCTGCTGTTAAGCGCACGGGGGAAATCGATCGCCTTGGGGTTGCCCGTCTCGGCCAGCTTGGAAATGATGGGGCCACCGGGATAGCCCAGACCCAACGCCTTGGCTACCTTGTCGAAGGCCTCGCCCACAGCGTCGTCGAGCGTCTCACCGAGCACCTCGTAGTCGCCCCACGCCTTCACGTGCACGAGCATGGTGTGCCCACCCGAGACAAGCGTGAAGATAAACGGCGGTTTGAGGTCGGGTTGCGCCAACAGGTTGGCAAACAGATGCCCCTCCAGATGGTTGACGCATACGAGCGGCTTACCGGCAGCGTAGGCAAAGCCTTTGGCAAAGGCAACGCCCACCACGAGGGCGCCCACCAGGCCCGGACCCTGTGTCACGCCCACGGCGGCAAGCTCGCTGGGAGCAATGGCTCCACCCTCAAGACCAAGCGATGCTGCGGCATCCTCGAGCGCCGCATCCACGACACTCACAATCACCTCAACGTGTTTGCGCGAGGCGATCTCGGGCACCACGCCGCCAAAGCGGGCATGAAAATCAATCTGTGTCGACACCTGGTTGGCCAGCATATTGCCATCCGCATCGATAATCGCCACGGCCGTCTCGTCGCAGGAACTCTCGATAGCGAGCACCAGGCGGCGGCGCTCAATTTCGGCGCGCTCCCCCTCGGAGCGCCCAGGCGCAGGCAGCGGCCATACGCGTTGCTCGGCTGCCGTCGGCTCGGGCGAGGCGTTATCGACCGGAAGTACGAGGGGAAGTGGGGCCGTCATGACGATGGCGCCTTTGCCGACACCGTAGTAGCCACGACGACGACCCACCTCGGTAAAGCCCAGAGCGGCATAGAGCGCAATCGCGCCCTCGTTGCCGTCCTCGACCTCGAGCGAAGCCGTGGTGCAGCCGAGCATCTGGGCATCATAGCTCACATGCGACAGCAGCTTGCGGGCAATGCCCTCACGGCGATGTGCCGAGTCGACGGCGACATCCAGAATCTGCACATCACCGTCCACGACCATACCGCCGGCAAGGCCCAGCAGCTTGCCGTCGTCGTGTGCCACCCACCAACTGCGCGGCGCAGCGACGTCCTCGCCCAGTTCGGACAGGAACATGCCCGGCGTCCACGCCTCGTGTCCGGCACCTTCAAAGCAGGCAGCCTCTAGCGCGCTCGCGCCCTCGGCATCCGCCGCGCCCATGGGACGGAACTGCAGATGACGACCGGCGAGCTCATCGGCAACGCCCGTAATTTCGCTCTGCGCACTCTCGGCAAGACCAAGACGCTTGCGCTCGTTTTCCTCGGCATCCGAAAGGCGCGTGTAAATCGGCAGGACG encodes the following:
- the tsaD gene encoding tRNA (adenosine(37)-N6)-threonylcarbamoyltransferase complex transferase subunit TsaD: MSLHNDNALVVALDTSTDMLACAASWIDGQTGETKLVSGDHMCRRHANVELVNTVDGVLAQAGLDRSDVGYYVVGRGPGSFTGVRIGISTAKGLARGANVPLLGVSTLDACAWTAWKAGVRGKLGILADAMRGEVYPALYMLGDEGPERQFEREHVVKAAVALDEWRRAADWDQVQLTGDGLVRYGKLLGEDETARCVERDLWWPSGEGLLLAHAAGDGDPARVLPIYTRLSDAEENERKRLGLAESAQSEITGVADELAGRHLQFRPMGAADAEGASALEAACFEGAGHEAWTPGMFLSELGEDVAAPRSWWVAHDDGKLLGLAGGMVVDGDVQILDVAVDSAHRREGIARKLLSHVSYDAQMLGCTTASLEVEDGNEGAIALYAALGFTEVGRRRGYYGVGKGAIVMTAPLPLVLPVDNASPEPTAAEQRVWPLPAPGRSEGERAEIERRRLVLAIESSCDETAVAIIDADGNMLANQVSTQIDFHARFGGVVPEIASRKHVEVIVSVVDAALEDAAASLGLEGGAIAPSELAAVGVTQGPGLVGALVVGVAFAKGFAYAAGKPLVCVNHLEGHLFANLLAQPDLKPPFIFTLVSGGHTMLVHVKAWGDYEVLGETLDDAVGEAFDKVAKALGLGYPGGPIISKLAETGNPKAIDFPRALNSRGDYRFSLSGLKTAVTLYIEQETKAGRTIHLPDLAASFEAAVFDVQYKKAKNALHATGCKEYCIGGGVSANPHLREMMIKKLGRQGIRVTVPPLSACTDNAAMIAEVARRKFDRGEISPFDVDADPNMTL